A window of the Myripristis murdjan chromosome 15, fMyrMur1.1, whole genome shotgun sequence genome harbors these coding sequences:
- the lrit1a gene encoding leucine-rich repeat, immunoglobulin-like domain and transmembrane domain-containing protein 1a, producing the protein MYLFLLLGIYLATGELRSSASACPSQCSCFYHNLSDGSKARSVICNDPEISLVPAGFPVDTSKLRIEKTAIQRIPSEAFNYLSSLEFLWMSFNTLSALNPDSFRGLFNLEELRLDGNALTAFPWESLMDMPSLRLLDLHNNQLTSLPAEATTYIKNLTYLDLSSNSLLTLPAEVLATWLATKPAQGPESSKMILGLHDNPWACDCRLYDLVQFQKSPTLSVAFIDTRLRCSAPESLSGVLFSDAELRRCQLPRIHTAVARVRSAVGNNVLLRCGTIGVPIPDLTWRRADGKVLNGTVQQETSKEGITWSILSVPAVSYRDSGKYICKATNYAGNAEAVISLMVSNTPKPDGNQTITDKKPKAKKPNQMGKAAYQEKLVARYVAQTPTPPPLPAVDPGLPAVPDPGVASYSLADRITPGPVTSSSPDGLLDLEKTNLSNLAANTSSLQQDPDRVVRSVKVVGDTDNTISLNWRAPKAKNTTAFSVLYAVFGERDMRKINVGAGQNRVTIEGLVPRTKYIACVCVRGLIPKKEQCVIFSTDEAASATGTQKLINVIVITVACVIAVPLTVIVCCGALKRRIQKYWGKKSKDIQDSYVTFETLSPGTKAKGLEGEYLTRLNPEESNRLLSARSSLDSEATAKIEGQPNEYFC; encoded by the exons ATGTacctcttcctgctgctgggGATCTACCTGGCCACAGGTGAGCTTCGCTCCTCGGCGAGCGCCTGCCCGTCGCAGTGTAGCTGTTTTTACCACAACCTGAGTGACGGATCTAAGGCCAG GAGCGTAATCTGCAATGACCCCGAGATATCTCTTGTGCCTGCCGGGTTCCCTGTCGACACGTCCAAACTGCGGATCGAGAAGACTGCAATCCAGCGCATACCGAGCGAAGCCTTCAACTACCTCTCCAGTCTGGAATTCCTGTGGATGTCTTTCAACACGCTGTCCGCCCTGAACCCCGACAGTTTCCGGGGCCTGTTCAACTTGGAAGAACTTCGTCTGGACGGGAATGCCCTCACCGCCTTTCCTTGGGAATCTCTCATGGATATGCCCAGTCTCAGACTTCTCGATTTGCACAACAACCAGCTGACCTCGCTGCCGGCGGAGGCCACCACTTACATTAAGAACCTCACATATCTGGATCTGTCCAGCAACAGCCTGCTGACCCTGCCGGCAGAGGTGCTCGCCACCTGGCTGGCGACAAAACCTGCACAGGGGCCCGAGAGCTCCAAGATGATACTTG GTCTCCATGACAACCCCTGGGCGTGTGACTGTCGGCTGTACGACCTGGTCCAGTTTCAGAAGTCGCCAACGCTCTCTGTGGCGTTCATTGACACTCGGCTCCGGTGCTCCGCTCCGGAGAGTCTGTCGGGGGTTTTATTCAGTGACGCGGAGCTGCGTCGCTGCCAGCTCCCGCGCATACACACAGCTGTGGCGCGCGTCCGGAGCGCGGTGGGAAATAACGTGCTGCTGCGCTGTGGGACCATTGGAGTCCCCATCCCGGACCTGACGTGGCGCAGGGCGGATGGAAAAGTCCTCAACGGGACAG TCCAGCAGGAAACATCAAAGGAGGGAATCACCTGGTCCATCCTCAGTGTCCCAGCTGTGTCGTATCGTGATTCAGGAAAGTACATCTGCAAGGCAACCAACTATGCAGGGAATGCTGAGGCTGTCATCTCTCTCATGGTCTCCAACACACCAAAACCAGATGGCAACCAAACCATCACTGACAAGAAACCCAAAGCCAAGAAACCCAACCAGATGGGAAAAGCTGCCTACCAGGAGAAACTGGTAGccagatatgttgctcaaacacccACACCTCCACCTTTGCCTGCAGTAGACCCTGGCCTTCCAGCTGTTCCTGATCCTGGTGTGGCCAGTTACAGCCTGGCTGACAGAATCACCCCTGGGCCTGTCACCTCCTCCAGCCCAGACGGACTGCTTGATCTAGAGAAGACCAATCTCAGCAACCTGGCGGCCAACACCTCGTCCCTTCAGCAGGACCCAGACAGGGTGGTCCGCTCTGTGAAGGTGGTGGGGGACACAGACAATACTATTTCTCTTAACTGGAGAGCCCCTAAGGCCAAGAACACTACAGCGTTTAGTGTGCTCTATGCTGTTTTTGGAGAGAGGGACATGAGGAAGATCAATGTTGGAGCAGGACAGAACCGTGTGACCATAGAAGGGCTGGTGCCCAGGACGAAGTACATCGCTTGTGTGTGCGTACGGGGGCTGATCCCCAAGAAGGAGCAGTGTGTCATATTTTCCACTGATGAGGCAGCTAGTGCCACTGGGACCCAGAAACTGATTAATGTTATTGTGATCACAGTGGCTTGTGTGATTGCCGTCCCACTCACTGTCATTGTTTGCTGTGGGGCGCTGAAGAGGCGCATTCAGAAGTACTGGGGGAAGAAGTCCAAGGACATCCAGGACTCTTATGTGACCTTTGAAACGCTGTCGCCTGGCACTAAGGCCAAAGGGCTCGAGGGTGAGTATCTGACCAGG